From uncultured Roseateles sp., the proteins below share one genomic window:
- a CDS encoding HlyD family type I secretion periplasmic adaptor subunit → MADISLRDQALAKLVVGDERAAQDGRRWNLIGLAIIAGTLGLSAIWSTVAPLSSAVVAQGSVKVDTSRKKIQHSEGGVVKKILVQDGSTVKAGDVLVQLDETRAGAAHGVVVGGRDVALATEARLKAERDEKGGIEFPVELTERAGNDQVAQILRAQQAMFVARRSSRAGELGILDEQVAALRNEIIGFQSQQRSKNEQIESLENDLKGLVDLDKQGMVEKTRLRAVDRDIARLKGERDELVSKVASGRTAISERELKKFQVKRAFQEDVANELKKVQSENYELIERASATKRTLELTELRAPVSGTVTELKVHTAGGVIGPGEVVMELVPSDDRLVLEARVLPTDIDRVMVGQQAGLKLHAFNPRTTPELNGSVTYVSADAVLDPRTELSYFTVKLDVPKAELERLGELKVQPGMQADIFIRTGERTFFGYLLQPLVDSFRKAWLER, encoded by the coding sequence ATGGCTGATATCAGCCTCAGAGACCAGGCTCTGGCCAAGCTGGTGGTCGGTGACGAACGCGCCGCCCAGGACGGCCGCCGCTGGAACCTGATCGGCCTGGCCATCATTGCCGGCACCCTGGGCCTGTCGGCGATCTGGTCCACCGTGGCGCCGCTATCCTCGGCCGTCGTGGCGCAGGGCTCGGTCAAGGTGGACACCAGCCGCAAAAAGATCCAGCACTCCGAAGGTGGCGTGGTGAAGAAGATCCTGGTCCAGGACGGCAGCACCGTCAAGGCCGGAGACGTGCTGGTGCAGCTCGACGAGACCCGCGCCGGCGCCGCCCACGGTGTGGTCGTCGGCGGGCGCGACGTTGCCCTGGCCACCGAAGCCCGGCTCAAGGCCGAGCGTGACGAAAAGGGGGGGATCGAGTTTCCGGTCGAGCTGACCGAGCGCGCCGGCAATGATCAGGTGGCGCAGATCCTGCGCGCCCAGCAGGCCATGTTTGTCGCACGGCGCAGCTCACGCGCCGGCGAACTCGGCATTCTGGACGAACAGGTCGCGGCCCTGCGCAACGAGATCATCGGCTTCCAGTCGCAGCAGCGCTCGAAGAACGAGCAGATCGAGAGCCTGGAGAACGATCTCAAGGGCCTGGTCGATCTCGACAAACAGGGCATGGTCGAGAAGACCCGGCTGCGCGCCGTCGATCGCGACATCGCCCGGCTCAAGGGCGAGCGTGACGAGCTGGTCTCCAAGGTCGCCTCCGGCCGCACCGCCATCAGCGAACGCGAGCTGAAGAAGTTCCAGGTCAAGCGCGCCTTCCAGGAAGACGTGGCCAACGAGCTGAAGAAAGTGCAGTCCGAGAACTACGAGCTGATCGAACGCGCCAGCGCCACCAAGCGCACGCTGGAACTGACCGAGCTGCGCGCGCCGGTCAGCGGCACCGTCACCGAGCTCAAGGTTCACACCGCCGGCGGCGTGATCGGCCCCGGCGAGGTGGTGATGGAGCTGGTGCCCAGCGATGACCGCCTGGTGCTGGAGGCCCGCGTGCTGCCCACCGACATCGACCGCGTGATGGTCGGCCAGCAGGCCGGCCTGAAGCTGCATGCCTTCAATCCGCGCACCACGCCCGAGCTCAATGGCAGCGTCACCTACGTCTCGGCCGATGCGGTGCTGGACCCGCGCACCGAGCTGAGCTATTTCACCGTCAAGCTCGATGTGCCCAAGGCCGAACTGGAGCGATTGGGCGAGCTGAAGGTGCAGCCCGGCATGCAGGCCGACATCTTCATCCGCACCGGCGAGCGCACCTTCTTCGGCTATCTGCTGCAGCCGCTGGTGGACAGCTTCCGCAAGGCCTGGCTGGAGCGCTGA
- a CDS encoding PEP-CTERM sorting domain-containing protein (PEP-CTERM proteins occur, often in large numbers, in the proteomes of bacteria that also encode an exosortase, a predicted intramembrane cysteine proteinase. The presence of a PEP-CTERM domain at a protein's C-terminus predicts cleavage within the sorting domain, followed by covalent anchoring to some some component of the (usually Gram-negative) cell surface. Many PEP-CTERM proteins exhibit an unusual sequence composition that includes large numbers of potential glycosylation sites. Expression of one such protein has been shown restore the ability of a bacterium to form floc, a type of biofilm.) — MYSKFRQPAAQFIAATLLSSVALSGQAMELVSTSFAPYLAGTNGLESDWNAGPAFEQSFVPVANAVLDKVVWWGYYNFGSSDSSFEVFLGGSAVPLAGSLTTTSAGNGITQYTLDVTDSPLTANKIAIWNKSEDVRWMWQATSNAPSAEPVAFSLQGSLVPEPGTWALMLGGLALLPALRRRSPD, encoded by the coding sequence ATGTACAGCAAATTTCGCCAGCCCGCCGCCCAGTTCATCGCTGCCACCCTACTGTCCAGCGTGGCCCTGTCCGGCCAGGCCATGGAACTGGTGAGCACGAGCTTTGCCCCCTATCTGGCCGGCACCAACGGACTGGAGTCGGACTGGAATGCCGGCCCGGCCTTCGAGCAGAGCTTTGTTCCCGTGGCCAACGCCGTGCTCGACAAGGTCGTCTGGTGGGGCTACTACAACTTCGGCAGCAGCGACAGCAGCTTCGAGGTGTTCCTGGGCGGCAGCGCGGTCCCGCTGGCGGGCAGCCTGACCACCACCTCGGCTGGCAATGGAATCACGCAGTACACGCTGGACGTCACCGACAGCCCCCTGACGGCTAACAAGATCGCAATCTGGAACAAGAGTGAAGACGTGCGCTGGATGTGGCAGGCCACCAGCAATGCTCCGAGCGCCGAACCGGTTGCCTTCAGTCTCCAGGGCTCCCTGGTCCCCGAACCCGGTACCTGGGCCCTGATGCTGGGCGGCCTGGCCCTGTTGCCGGCCCTGCGTCGTCGCTCGCCCGACTGA
- a CDS encoding CaiB/BaiF CoA-transferase family protein codes for MTDSPAPTGPLAGLRIVEFAGIGPGPFCSMLLADMGAEVIVIERAGGGLSVGAGGMLNRGKRSIALNLKLPADLEAAQRLLARADGLIEGYRPGVMERLGLGPEPALARNPRLVYGRVTGWGQTGPLAQAAGHDINYVALTGVLSLSARTDAAPTIPATMIGDMAGGALFLAFGLVCALLEARQSGRGQVIDAAMVDGVNTMATLIHSLRGQGFWRDRPEQNFFLHSSPFYDTFECADGKHLSLGAIEPQFYAELLQRLGFDDVDAARQYQVHDWPELRARVVERIRTRTRDAWCALLEGTDACVAPVLSLAEAPGHPHHQARGNFVEVEGRLQPAPSPRFSRTPARRPQTPPEPGAHTQDILRELGLVTKPS; via the coding sequence GTGACTGATTCCCCTGCACCCACCGGCCCGCTGGCCGGCCTGCGCATCGTCGAATTCGCCGGTATCGGCCCGGGGCCCTTCTGCAGCATGCTGCTGGCCGACATGGGCGCCGAGGTGATTGTCATCGAGCGTGCAGGAGGAGGCTTGAGCGTGGGCGCCGGCGGCATGCTCAACCGCGGCAAGCGTTCGATCGCGCTGAATCTGAAACTGCCCGCCGACCTGGAAGCCGCCCAGCGCCTGCTAGCCCGCGCCGACGGCCTGATCGAGGGCTACCGCCCCGGCGTGATGGAACGCCTGGGCCTGGGGCCGGAGCCGGCGCTGGCCCGCAATCCGCGCCTGGTCTACGGCCGCGTCACCGGCTGGGGCCAGACCGGCCCGCTGGCCCAGGCCGCCGGCCATGACATCAACTATGTGGCCCTGACCGGCGTGCTGAGCCTGTCGGCCCGGACCGACGCCGCGCCGACGATCCCGGCGACGATGATTGGCGACATGGCCGGCGGTGCCCTGTTCCTGGCCTTCGGCCTGGTCTGCGCGCTGCTGGAGGCGCGGCAGTCCGGCCGCGGCCAGGTCATCGATGCGGCCATGGTCGATGGCGTCAACACCATGGCGACCCTGATCCACAGCCTGCGCGGGCAGGGCTTCTGGCGCGATCGTCCGGAGCAGAACTTCTTTCTCCACAGCTCGCCGTTCTACGACACCTTCGAGTGCGCCGACGGCAAGCACCTGAGCCTGGGCGCCATCGAGCCGCAGTTTTATGCCGAGTTGCTGCAACGCCTGGGTTTCGACGATGTGGACGCCGCACGCCAATACCAGGTGCATGACTGGCCCGAGTTGCGTGCCCGGGTGGTCGAGCGCATCCGCACGCGTACGCGGGACGCCTGGTGCGCCCTGCTGGAAGGCACCGATGCCTGCGTGGCACCGGTATTGAGCCTGGCCGAAGCGCCCGGCCATCCGCACCACCAGGCACGCGGCAATTTCGTCGAGGTGGAAGGCCGCTTGCAGCCAGCGCCCTCGCCCCGCTTCTCCAGAACCCCGGCACGCCGGCCGCAGACACCGCCGGAGCCTGGGGCGCACACGCAGGACATCCTGCGGGAACTGGGGCTGGTTACCAAACCGAGCTGA
- a CDS encoding type I secretion system permease/ATPase: MFGFERPPLDTPLGRAVQVTSATLRQVAFFSFFINLLALTSSVYMLQVYDRVLASRSGATLIYLTLFAAACLATLAALEVVRSRLLVRLGARLDAQLSGLVFSGTLAAGKSGQSLRDLDSVRGFATGATMLSLLDAPWSPIYIGLVYVLHPWLGHVAVVGGAVLFLLGLWNERSTRAPLAEAGREMSASTQFAEVSARNAEVIKAMGMLPALTRLWRTRHDFGIGLQGVASDRAGNVAAVAKAVRLFLQIAILGVGAWLVILQQSSAGVMIAASIVMGRGLQPIEAAIAGWRGFLQAREAYRRLSKDVAGQKPEPEAMPLPKPAGLLLFDGVSGGPPEARRLTVQELRFKLEAGKCLGITGPSAAGKSTLARLAVGVWRPAVGVVRLDGVNIADWRRDDVGPHIGYLPQDIELFPGTVADNIARFGAVDPEKVVEAAQLAGAHTMILALPQGYETQIGPAGANLSGGQRQRVGLARAFYRTPPLVVLDEPTSNLDAEGENAVRQAMEQLRALGSTVIVIAHRPALLGGTDFLLVMLNGQIANYGPTAEVMPQITRRVIARSDPATHESQGAANG; this comes from the coding sequence ATGTTCGGTTTTGAACGCCCCCCGCTGGACACGCCGCTGGGGCGTGCCGTACAGGTGACCTCGGCCACGCTGCGGCAGGTGGCCTTTTTCAGCTTCTTCATCAATCTGCTGGCCCTCACCTCCTCGGTGTACATGCTGCAGGTCTACGACCGGGTGCTGGCCTCGCGCAGCGGCGCCACCCTGATCTATCTGACGCTGTTCGCCGCGGCCTGCCTGGCCACGCTGGCGGCGCTTGAGGTGGTGCGCTCGCGTCTGCTGGTGCGCCTGGGCGCGCGGCTGGACGCCCAATTGTCCGGCCTGGTGTTCTCCGGCACGCTGGCCGCAGGCAAAAGCGGCCAGTCGCTGCGCGACCTCGACAGCGTGCGCGGCTTTGCCACCGGTGCCACCATGCTGAGCCTGCTCGACGCCCCCTGGTCGCCGATCTACATCGGCCTGGTCTACGTGCTGCACCCCTGGCTGGGCCATGTCGCCGTGGTCGGCGGAGCGGTGCTCTTCCTGCTTGGGCTCTGGAACGAGCGCAGCACGCGCGCGCCGCTGGCCGAGGCCGGCAGGGAGATGTCGGCCAGCACCCAGTTCGCCGAAGTCTCGGCGCGCAATGCCGAGGTCATCAAGGCCATGGGCATGCTGCCGGCGCTGACCCGGCTGTGGCGCACGCGCCATGACTTCGGCATCGGCCTGCAGGGCGTGGCCAGCGACCGCGCCGGCAACGTCGCGGCCGTGGCCAAGGCGGTACGCCTGTTCCTGCAGATTGCCATCCTGGGCGTCGGCGCCTGGCTGGTGATTCTTCAGCAAAGCTCGGCCGGCGTGATGATTGCCGCCTCCATCGTGATGGGCCGCGGCCTGCAGCCGATCGAAGCGGCGATTGCCGGCTGGCGCGGCTTTCTTCAGGCCCGCGAGGCCTACCGCCGTCTGTCCAAGGACGTGGCCGGCCAGAAGCCTGAACCGGAAGCGATGCCCCTGCCCAAACCGGCCGGCCTGCTGCTGTTCGACGGCGTGTCGGGCGGGCCACCCGAGGCCCGCCGGCTGACGGTGCAGGAGCTGCGCTTCAAGCTGGAGGCGGGCAAGTGCCTGGGCATCACCGGCCCCAGCGCCGCCGGCAAATCGACCCTGGCGCGGCTGGCCGTGGGCGTGTGGCGCCCGGCCGTCGGCGTGGTGCGTCTGGACGGCGTGAACATCGCCGACTGGCGGCGCGACGACGTCGGCCCGCACATCGGCTATCTGCCGCAGGACATCGAGCTCTTCCCCGGCACCGTGGCCGACAACATCGCCCGTTTCGGCGCCGTCGATCCGGAGAAGGTGGTCGAGGCCGCACAGCTGGCCGGCGCCCACACCATGATCCTCGCCCTCCCTCAGGGTTATGAAACCCAGATCGGCCCGGCCGGCGCCAATCTGTCGGGCGGCCAACGCCAGCGCGTCGGCCTGGCGCGGGCCTTCTACCGCACGCCGCCGCTGGTGGTGCTGGACGAGCCCACCTCCAATCTCGACGCCGAGGGCGAGAACGCCGTGCGCCAGGCGATGGAGCAGTTGCGTGCGCTGGGCAGCACCGTGATCGTCATCGCCCACCGGCCGGCCCTGCTGGGCGGCACCGACTTTCTGCTGGTCATGCTCAATGGCCAGATCGCCAACTATGGCCCCACGGCCGAGGTCATGCCGCAGATCACCCGGCGCGTGATCGCACGGTCGGACCCCGCAACGCACGAGTCACAGGGAGCCGCCAATGGCTGA